A stretch of Desulfitobacterium dichloroeliminans LMG P-21439 DNA encodes these proteins:
- a CDS encoding type I restriction endonuclease subunit R has product MSKNFCESHLEEATLEWFEELGYEIVFAPDIAPDGDYPERGDYGDITLNDRLKEALQRINPRMRPDALEDAFRQITIPQSPSLIMNNKAFQKMITDGIDVQVKQADASYRTEKVYVFDFEKPLNNEFMVANQFTFIEHGVEKRPDVIAFVNGIPLVVMELKSASDENVDITDAYNQLQTYKMTIPSLFTYNSFLVTSDGVNARAGTLTSDEDRFMAWRTIDGETTAPLSIPQLEVLIKGMFQRDRFLDIIRHFVLFQSDSQDTIKILAGYHQYHAVNKAIESTERATQESGDRRIGVIWHTQGSGKSLSMVFYAGKLVINEGLENPTIVIITDRNDLDDQLFGTFLKSKGILRSTPVQATDRTHLRDLLNNRTSGGIIFTTIHKFAPVAKEAKEECELDRAAEATALYRTEDMVLTDRKNVIVMADEAHRSQYGFEAEIMKGDDEANVKYGYAKYMRDSLPNASYIGFTGTPVELTDKNTRAVFGDYIDVYDMTRAVEDGTTVKIFYESRIAKLELPEELKPKVDTEYDEITEYQEYTQKEKLKSKWARLEAIVGASERVKQIAKDIVEHFEKREQAQENAGGKAMIVAMSRRIAIDLYQEIVTIRPEWHSDDLMAGKIKVVMTGASSDPAEWQKFIGKKASRETLAKRMKDKNDELKLVIVRDMWLTGFDVPSMHTMYIDKPMQGHNLMQAIARVNRVFKEKQGGLIVDYIGIAENLKEALAQYTESDKKTTGVDTEVAGQELLIRHDLIKELLHGHDYSKFFTGKPSEKMQAIVETMDYIIGLREDRKNDYIKLVTEMARAYSLCATTDIAESLNVEVGFHKAVKASLVKMISNDNRKKTTTQLDSELNQLISKSISSNEVIDILSSVGLSKPNIAILSEEFLEEVKGMKQKNLAVELLNRLLKGGIKTFSRRNLVQSKKFSELLDAAIRKYQNRAIETTQVIMELIELAKQISEAEKRGESTGLTPDELAFYDALADNDSAREIMGDEILKQIARDLTQSIKKNISVDWAIRESVQAKMKMTIKRLLKKYGYPPDKTAKAVDIVMEQTKLMCQNESR; this is encoded by the coding sequence ATGTCGAAGAACTTCTGTGAGTCCCACTTAGAAGAAGCAACCCTAGAATGGTTCGAAGAGCTGGGCTATGAAATAGTTTTCGCTCCCGATATTGCACCAGATGGCGATTACCCGGAGCGAGGGGATTACGGCGACATCACTCTTAATGACAGACTAAAAGAAGCCCTCCAAAGGATCAATCCAAGGATGAGGCCAGATGCTCTGGAAGATGCCTTCAGGCAGATAACTATTCCCCAAAGTCCTAGCCTTATCATGAACAACAAGGCTTTTCAAAAGATGATCACCGACGGTATCGATGTGCAGGTGAAGCAAGCGGACGCCAGCTATCGAACGGAAAAGGTCTATGTATTTGATTTTGAGAAGCCGCTGAATAATGAGTTCATGGTAGCCAACCAGTTTACATTTATCGAACATGGGGTCGAAAAGCGTCCAGATGTGATTGCCTTTGTTAACGGCATTCCCCTTGTAGTTATGGAATTAAAAAGTGCCAGTGATGAAAATGTGGATATCACAGATGCTTACAACCAGCTTCAGACCTATAAAATGACCATACCTTCGCTATTCACCTATAATTCCTTCTTGGTAACCAGTGATGGGGTAAATGCTAGGGCGGGTACACTGACTTCTGATGAAGACCGTTTTATGGCCTGGCGAACTATTGATGGGGAGACGACAGCACCTTTATCGATTCCTCAACTTGAAGTGTTAATCAAGGGAATGTTCCAGCGTGACCGTTTCCTGGATATCATCAGGCATTTTGTGCTTTTCCAAAGCGATAGCCAGGACACCATAAAAATATTGGCTGGCTATCATCAGTACCATGCTGTAAATAAGGCGATCGAAAGCACGGAGCGAGCCACTCAGGAATCCGGGGATAGAAGAATCGGTGTTATTTGGCACACTCAAGGCAGCGGTAAAAGCCTGTCTATGGTTTTCTATGCAGGGAAACTTGTCATCAACGAGGGACTTGAAAATCCGACCATTGTAATTATCACAGACAGAAATGACCTAGATGATCAATTGTTTGGTACCTTTTTAAAAAGCAAAGGCATTTTAAGAAGTACGCCGGTGCAAGCAACAGATAGAACTCATCTGAGAGACTTACTGAATAACCGTACCAGTGGCGGTATTATTTTCACGACCATACATAAATTCGCACCTGTAGCAAAGGAAGCAAAAGAAGAATGTGAGTTGGACAGGGCAGCCGAAGCTACTGCCCTCTACCGTACCGAAGATATGGTTCTCACCGATCGCAAGAATGTCATCGTCATGGCGGATGAAGCCCATCGCAGTCAGTATGGATTTGAAGCCGAGATCATGAAGGGTGATGATGAGGCTAATGTGAAGTATGGCTATGCTAAATACATGCGTGACAGTCTTCCCAACGCCTCCTATATAGGGTTCACCGGGACCCCGGTGGAATTGACCGATAAAAATACCCGAGCTGTGTTTGGGGATTACATCGATGTCTATGACATGACCCGAGCTGTTGAGGATGGAACTACGGTTAAGATTTTCTACGAAAGCAGAATTGCCAAGCTGGAGCTGCCAGAAGAACTAAAACCAAAGGTTGATACTGAGTACGATGAAATCACTGAGTATCAGGAATATACTCAAAAAGAAAAACTCAAGAGCAAATGGGCCAGACTTGAAGCAATCGTAGGCGCTAGTGAGCGTGTAAAACAGATTGCTAAAGATATTGTAGAGCATTTTGAAAAGCGGGAACAGGCTCAGGAAAATGCAGGTGGCAAAGCGATGATCGTGGCCATGAGCAGGAGAATCGCCATTGATCTATATCAAGAAATTGTGACGATACGACCTGAATGGCATAGTGATGACTTGATGGCAGGAAAAATCAAAGTGGTTATGACCGGCGCATCATCCGACCCAGCGGAATGGCAGAAGTTTATCGGAAAGAAGGCCAGCAGGGAAACCTTAGCGAAGCGCATGAAGGATAAAAATGATGAGTTGAAACTGGTCATCGTCCGCGATATGTGGCTGACAGGCTTTGATGTACCAAGTATGCACACTATGTATATAGACAAGCCCATGCAGGGGCATAACTTGATGCAGGCTATTGCTAGGGTAAATCGTGTATTTAAAGAAAAACAAGGCGGGCTTATTGTTGACTACATTGGCATTGCTGAGAATCTGAAAGAAGCACTTGCCCAGTATACTGAAAGCGATAAGAAGACCACAGGGGTTGATACCGAAGTTGCAGGGCAGGAACTACTTATAAGGCATGATTTGATCAAAGAGTTGTTGCACGGACACGATTACAGCAAGTTCTTTACGGGCAAGCCTAGTGAAAAAATGCAAGCCATCGTGGAGACTATGGATTATATCATCGGCCTTCGTGAGGACAGGAAAAACGACTATATCAAACTGGTCACTGAAATGGCCAGAGCATATTCTCTGTGCGCCACAACTGATATTGCGGAAAGCCTCAATGTGGAGGTTGGCTTCCATAAAGCTGTTAAAGCAAGCCTAGTTAAAATGATTAGCAATGATAATAGAAAGAAAACAACGACTCAGCTAGACAGTGAGTTGAATCAGTTAATATCAAAGTCGATCTCATCTAATGAAGTCATCGATATTTTAAGTTCAGTGGGACTTTCCAAGCCCAATATTGCCATTCTTTCTGAAGAGTTTCTTGAGGAAGTAAAGGGAATGAAACAGAAGAACTTGGCTGTTGAGCTCTTGAACAGACTGCTTAAGGGCGGAATAAAGACCTTCTCAAGGCGTAACCTTGTCCAGTCCAAGAAATTCTCTGAATTACTGGATGCTGCGATCAGAAAATATCAGAACAGAGCTATTGAAACCACCCAAGTCATCATGGAGCTCATCGAACTTGCTAAGCAGATTAGTGAGGCAGAGAAACGCGGTGAAAGCACTGGCTTAACTCCTGATGAATTGGCGTTTTATGATGCCTTAGCAGACAATGATTCTGCAAGAGAGATAATGGGCGATGAGATTCTGAAGCAAATTGCTAGAGATCTAACCCAGTCTATAAAGAAAAATATCAGCGTGGACTGGGCCATCCGTGAGAGTGTTCAGGCTAAGATGAAGATGACCATCAAGCGACTTTTGAAGAAATATGGGTACCCGCCGGATAAGACTGCCAAAGCAGTGGACATCGTAATGGAGCAGACCAAGTTAATGTGTCAGAACGAGAGTAGATAA
- a CDS encoding type I restriction-modification system subunit M yields MSVSLEFENKLWEMADKLRGNIQPSDYKSVILGLIFLKYISDSFEDKYNELLAEGDGFEEDRDAYLEDNIFFVPPSARWEFIKKSAKQSTIGQIIDEAMIAIERENKNLKGVLPKNYARPELDKTKLGELIDLFSFNLGNKAAKAQDILGRVYEYFLGKFGSSEGEFYTPPSIVKLLVGMIEPYKGRVYDPCCGSGGMFVQSQKFVEEHRGRKDDIHIFGQEFTATTWRLCKMNLAIRGIDGNLGERDADTFGNDLHKNLRADFVLANPPFNVSDYTLIQDDARWKYGIPPANNANYAWIEHIISKLSPNGVAGFVLANGSMSTSTKAEAEIRKNIIEAGLVDCIITMPPNLFYNVTIPVCLWFISKKRENRKDKILFIDARKMGYMETRKHREMTDEEIKQIYDTYHNWRDTGATSEKLMVAEKAKLYKIDNYKDEEMGEYQDIQGFCKSASIEEVRSHEYILTPGRYVGIEEVEDDGEPFDEKMAKLTGELAEMFAKSHTLEEEIKRRLGAIGYDF; encoded by the coding sequence ATGTCAGTGAGCTTAGAATTTGAAAATAAACTTTGGGAAATGGCAGATAAACTGAGAGGGAATATTCAACCCTCTGATTATAAGTCGGTAATACTGGGACTTATTTTCTTGAAATACATTTCGGACAGCTTTGAAGATAAGTACAATGAATTGCTTGCAGAAGGGGATGGTTTTGAAGAAGATAGGGACGCTTACCTAGAAGACAACATTTTCTTCGTACCACCAAGTGCCAGATGGGAATTCATCAAGAAAAGTGCCAAGCAAAGCACAATTGGCCAGATTATTGACGAAGCTATGATCGCCATTGAAAGGGAGAATAAAAACCTCAAAGGCGTATTACCGAAAAACTATGCCCGACCGGAGCTCGATAAAACTAAGCTTGGCGAGTTGATTGACCTTTTCTCCTTTAATTTAGGAAACAAAGCGGCCAAGGCCCAAGATATCCTGGGCAGGGTCTATGAATACTTCTTAGGCAAATTCGGTTCTAGCGAAGGTGAATTTTATACGCCACCAAGCATTGTCAAACTACTGGTAGGCATGATTGAACCATATAAAGGCAGAGTTTATGACCCATGCTGCGGATCGGGGGGTATGTTTGTCCAGTCTCAGAAATTCGTTGAAGAGCATCGCGGTAGAAAAGACGATATCCATATTTTCGGTCAGGAGTTTACTGCTACTACCTGGAGACTTTGCAAAATGAATCTTGCCATTCGGGGAATTGACGGCAATTTGGGTGAGAGAGATGCTGATACCTTTGGCAATGACCTACATAAAAATTTGCGAGCAGACTTTGTACTGGCAAATCCCCCTTTTAATGTAAGCGACTACACTCTAATTCAGGATGATGCCCGTTGGAAGTATGGTATTCCGCCTGCCAATAATGCCAACTATGCTTGGATAGAGCACATCATCAGCAAGCTTTCACCTAACGGAGTAGCCGGGTTTGTACTGGCTAACGGCTCGATGAGCACATCTACTAAGGCAGAAGCAGAAATTAGAAAGAATATTATCGAAGCAGGGCTTGTGGACTGCATTATTACCATGCCACCGAATTTGTTTTATAACGTGACAATCCCAGTCTGCCTTTGGTTCATCTCCAAAAAGAGAGAAAACAGGAAGGACAAAATCCTCTTTATCGATGCCCGCAAGATGGGCTATATGGAAACCCGTAAACACAGGGAGATGACTGATGAGGAGATAAAGCAGATATATGATACCTACCATAATTGGAGGGATACAGGCGCCACAAGTGAAAAATTGATGGTGGCTGAAAAGGCAAAACTTTATAAGATAGACAATTATAAAGATGAAGAAATGGGAGAGTATCAAGATATCCAAGGATTCTGCAAATCGGCAAGTATTGAAGAGGTCAGAAGTCATGAGTATATCTTGACCCCGGGCAGATATGTGGGTATCGAAGAAGTGGAAGATGACGGAGAGCCATTCGACGAAAAGATGGCAAAGCTTACAGGGGAGCTAGCTGAGATGTTTGCGAAATCTCATACCCTTGAGGAAGAGATCAAGCGCAGATTGGGGGCGATTGGGTATGATTTCTAA
- a CDS encoding Spaf_1101 family AAA-like ATPase → MEASFIKKALNDEKAAYEAIKQRKEKFGVFYKTCFHVHTPESYDYKLKNDWDKNRYIASTDQEIFELCIRRNVFPSVLKIEDFEPIGVFCDYNSRKEVLSFLLLAEELIVKDVEIVVVSDHHTIQGVPKLEIAIKHLCQMKNRNTYPEVILGVEISCADKNHVVGVFESSDENNRMINNWLKDNLLNIEEGTYETSREVLQFINSFGGIGYLAHLDTSNVFKEQFLNRAYKQKLFSNETLHLVGLSDYNNHGYIKSRVMKYRSNEIKFLIDNDAHDLESVGNKCFWIKGSKRNFITIKEALSDYDISISFKEEKSDRQYIKGIYIENCEDGFLSGICGKDNFCLNFSGALNCLIGGRGAGKSSVLEILEYVLSQRCESEKLLDFICAHGNTWVLYDFQGDEYLIEMRMPFKQDNGENILRYFGQNQSDRYQYSYRYSKESVEEFALKQYMKISKVTYRDGDLWLETIPNKKEMLKKFFDTRYSVNELVNTASGEQINKFLYEVLLQNRTLARPADVISVRSKSGLRKILSDVKGALQLRQEAVNTIIRPFNANQQGILRIVYSQRKIPNEPDLGRWIFGMDYKEESLFHNYNITKGNVIGYLLNLYDKNEIFDFLDMVISKKSDKAKQLINILGFCTDMNQNLIDKGIYELNSDNSSSLIKTIFSELITDDNLNNIIYYLRQYIQDIEEFSLEFNLNNKESNNRMSPFYKDVRILSLGQKVVAMLSFILGFSEYSKDYRPLIIDQPEDNLDNLYIYRNLVKQLRGVKEKRQVIIATHSATIVTNAKADQVCVMVSDDKHGWIDRTGYPGENGIKNQIINYLEGGKDSFIHKLSVYEEALELVVKKKEDCV, encoded by the coding sequence ATGGAGGCTAGCTTCATAAAGAAAGCACTGAATGATGAAAAAGCTGCTTATGAAGCCATAAAGCAGCGTAAAGAGAAATTTGGTGTCTTTTATAAAACGTGTTTTCATGTCCACACTCCTGAATCGTACGACTACAAATTAAAGAATGATTGGGATAAAAACAGATATATAGCATCTACGGATCAAGAAATATTTGAATTATGTATAAGGCGTAACGTTTTTCCAAGTGTACTGAAAATTGAAGACTTTGAACCTATAGGAGTCTTTTGTGACTATAACAGCAGGAAGGAGGTACTATCTTTTTTGCTTTTGGCAGAAGAATTAATTGTAAAGGATGTCGAAATTGTTGTAGTTTCAGATCATCATACAATACAGGGAGTCCCAAAGCTTGAAATAGCAATCAAACACTTATGCCAAATGAAGAATAGAAATACTTATCCAGAAGTAATTTTGGGCGTTGAAATATCGTGTGCAGATAAGAACCATGTTGTAGGTGTTTTTGAGAGTTCTGATGAAAATAATCGAATGATAAATAATTGGCTGAAAGATAATTTGCTTAATATTGAAGAAGGTACTTATGAAACTAGTAGGGAAGTATTGCAATTTATTAATTCTTTTGGGGGGATTGGCTATCTTGCACATTTGGATACTTCAAATGTATTTAAAGAACAATTTTTAAACCGTGCCTATAAACAAAAGCTATTTTCAAATGAAACGCTACATCTTGTTGGGTTATCCGATTACAATAATCATGGCTATATTAAATCACGAGTGATGAAATATCGTTCAAATGAAATCAAGTTTCTTATTGATAATGATGCGCATGATCTGGAATCAGTTGGTAATAAGTGCTTTTGGATTAAGGGCAGTAAAAGGAATTTTATTACGATCAAAGAGGCTCTTAGTGATTATGATATTTCGATAAGTTTTAAGGAAGAAAAATCTGACAGGCAATATATTAAGGGTATATATATCGAAAATTGCGAGGATGGTTTTTTAAGCGGCATATGTGGAAAAGATAACTTTTGCTTAAATTTCTCGGGTGCACTAAATTGTTTGATAGGTGGGCGTGGTGCCGGAAAAAGTAGTGTTCTTGAAATTCTAGAGTATGTTCTAAGCCAGCGATGTGAATCTGAAAAATTGCTTGATTTTATATGCGCACATGGAAACACATGGGTTTTGTATGATTTCCAGGGGGATGAATATCTAATTGAAATGCGCATGCCCTTCAAACAAGATAATGGTGAAAATATACTTCGCTACTTCGGTCAAAACCAGAGTGATCGTTATCAATATAGCTATCGGTATAGCAAAGAGAGTGTTGAAGAGTTTGCGCTTAAACAATACATGAAAATATCAAAAGTCACATATCGTGATGGTGATTTGTGGCTCGAGACTATACCAAATAAAAAGGAAATGCTTAAGAAGTTTTTTGACACTCGATATTCGGTTAATGAATTGGTCAATACTGCTAGTGGCGAGCAAATAAATAAGTTCTTATATGAGGTTCTTCTTCAGAACAGGACTTTGGCGAGGCCAGCTGATGTTATTAGCGTTAGAAGTAAATCAGGCTTGAGAAAAATTCTTTCGGATGTGAAAGGCGCATTGCAGCTAAGACAAGAAGCAGTAAATACTATAATTAGGCCATTTAATGCTAATCAACAAGGAATCCTTAGAATCGTTTATTCTCAACGGAAAATCCCGAATGAGCCCGATCTTGGACGCTGGATTTTTGGAATGGATTATAAAGAAGAAAGCCTTTTTCATAATTATAATATTACTAAAGGGAATGTGATTGGGTATCTATTGAACTTATATGATAAGAATGAAATTTTTGATTTCCTTGATATGGTGATTTCTAAAAAAAGTGATAAAGCGAAACAACTAATCAATATATTAGGTTTTTGTACAGATATGAATCAAAATTTAATTGACAAAGGAATTTATGAGCTAAACTCAGATAATTCGAGTAGCCTTATTAAAACGATTTTCTCTGAGCTTATCACTGATGATAACCTTAATAATATAATTTATTATTTGAGACAGTATATTCAAGACATTGAAGAATTCTCTCTTGAGTTTAATTTAAATAATAAAGAAAGTAACAACAGAATGAGTCCATTTTATAAAGATGTGAGAATTCTTTCTCTCGGGCAAAAAGTTGTAGCAATGCTCTCTTTCATTCTCGGTTTTAGTGAGTACTCGAAAGACTATAGGCCACTAATTATAGATCAACCAGAAGACAATTTGGACAATCTGTATATTTATAGGAATTTAGTCAAGCAATTAAGGGGGGTCAAAGAGAAGCGACAGGTTATTATTGCTACGCATAGTGCGACAATTGTTACAAATGCAAAGGCTGATCAAGTATGCGTTATGGTATCAGATGACAAGCATGGATGGATAGATAGAACAGGCTATCCCGGTGAAAATGGTATAAAGAATCAGATAATTAATTATCTCGAAGGTGGGAAAGACTCATTTATACATAAGTTGAGTGTGTACGAAGAAGCTTTAGAACTAGTAGTAAAGAAGAAGGAAGATTGTGTGTAG
- a CDS encoding restriction endonuclease subunit S, with product MSISEWKEVKLGEVCTLGDGAHTKVKRLDRGILYLSSKNIQNGKLNLDDVSYISEDDYTKLFSLSRSSVRNLQDGDVLIGIIGTIGNAYVYRINDRFGISSSVAIIRPNPQELKSGFLYYVLSSNYFQKILASVKGGSVQGYTNLPLLRSLPITIPPIHEQKAITSTLSCLDDKIELNNCINKNLEEIAQAIFKSWFVDFEPFQDGEFEDSELGRIPKGWRVGTIGDLISDTLGGDWGKEVPQGNYSQEVICIRGADIPEIATGKKGKPPTRYILEKNLEKKRLSEAQIIIEISGGSPTQSTGRTALITHQLVNFAGKPMVCTNFCRALSMKKEYYATFVYSILHYLYNKDIFFLFENGTTGIKNLDTNNLFSKYLIVLPDDETMIRYKEIFDTIINSIYQNGDEIDKLSTTRDTLLPKLMSGEIRVPIEEVQ from the coding sequence ATGAGTATTAGTGAGTGGAAAGAAGTAAAACTTGGAGAAGTATGCACGTTAGGTGATGGTGCCCATACAAAAGTAAAGAGATTAGATAGAGGAATTTTATATTTATCCTCGAAAAATATTCAGAATGGAAAATTGAACCTTGATGATGTTTCTTATATATCCGAGGATGATTATACGAAATTATTTAGTTTAAGTAGAAGTTCAGTGAGAAATTTGCAAGATGGAGATGTACTCATTGGAATAATAGGAACAATTGGGAATGCTTATGTTTATAGAATTAATGATAGATTTGGAATTTCAAGTTCGGTTGCTATTATCAGGCCTAACCCACAAGAACTTAAATCGGGTTTTTTGTATTATGTTTTAAGCAGTAATTATTTTCAAAAGATTTTAGCTAGTGTAAAAGGTGGATCGGTACAGGGTTATACTAATTTACCTTTACTGAGGAGTCTGCCGATAACCATTCCACCCATCCACGAACAAAAAGCTATCACGTCCACCCTTTCCTGCTTGGACGACAAAATTGAACTCAACAACTGCATCAATAAGAACCTTGAGGAAATAGCACAAGCAATCTTCAAAAGCTGGTTTGTGGATTTTGAACCTTTTCAGGATGGAGAATTTGAAGACAGCGAGTTGGGGAGAATTCCTAAGGGGTGGAGAGTTGGAACTATAGGTGATCTTATCTCTGACACTTTAGGTGGAGATTGGGGGAAGGAAGTGCCACAAGGTAACTATTCTCAGGAAGTAATTTGTATCAGAGGGGCTGATATACCTGAAATAGCTACTGGTAAAAAAGGAAAACCACCTACTAGGTATATCTTAGAAAAGAATCTGGAAAAGAAAAGATTGTCAGAAGCACAAATAATAATTGAAATATCGGGTGGAAGCCCTACCCAGTCAACAGGGAGAACAGCCTTAATTACTCATCAACTTGTTAACTTTGCAGGAAAACCTATGGTTTGTACTAATTTTTGTAGAGCTTTGTCAATGAAAAAGGAGTATTATGCAACATTTGTTTATTCAATTCTTCATTATCTATACAACAAAGATATTTTCTTTTTATTTGAAAATGGGACGACAGGTATCAAGAATTTAGACACGAACAATCTGTTTAGCAAGTATTTAATTGTTTTGCCTGATGATGAAACTATGATTAGATATAAAGAAATATTTGATACAATAATCAATTCGATCTACCAAAATGGAGATGAAATAGATAAGTTAAGTACTACAAGAGATACCCTACTTCCCAAACTCATGTCCGGAGAAATCCGGGTCCCAATCGAGGAGGTGCAATAA
- a CDS encoding virulence RhuM family protein has protein sequence MISKDTEIVLYRSQDGTIKIDVRMEDETVWLSLNQMAELFQRDKSVISRHIKNIFTEGELEETATVANYATVQNEGDRSVERRVTYYNLDVIISVGYRVKSLRGTQFRIWATERLREYLIKGFTMNDDLLKKAGGGNYWKELLERIRDIRSSEKVFYRQLLDLFATSIDYDSKSEECKQFFQIVQNKLHYAVNKQTSAEIIYSRANAELPFMGMKTFAGEQPNKEEALIAKNYLDEKELAVLNRMVSAFFDLAELHAMNHDPIYMRDWLPQVDDFAERYGKGILQNAGTISRQSAIEKATEEYKKYRKRISDLPTPVERDYLESIKQTQKKLKGKTGGERE, from the coding sequence ATGATTTCTAAAGACACGGAGATAGTTTTGTATCGGTCCCAAGATGGCACTATTAAAATTGATGTGCGCATGGAGGATGAAACAGTATGGCTTAGTTTGAATCAGATGGCAGAACTTTTTCAACGAGATAAATCAGTCATATCCAGGCACATCAAGAACATTTTTACCGAAGGTGAGTTAGAGGAAACAGCAACTGTTGCAAATTATGCAACAGTTCAAAATGAAGGAGATAGAAGCGTTGAGAGGAGGGTAACATACTATAATCTCGATGTTATTATCTCTGTCGGCTACCGGGTAAAATCTTTACGAGGCACACAATTTCGTATTTGGGCTACCGAACGGCTGCGAGAGTATCTTATCAAAGGTTTTACTATGAACGACGACCTCTTAAAGAAAGCAGGGGGTGGCAACTATTGGAAGGAGCTTTTGGAACGCATCCGAGATATCCGTTCCAGCGAAAAAGTGTTTTACCGACAGCTATTAGATCTTTTTGCCACAAGTATTGATTACGACTCGAAATCAGAGGAATGCAAACAGTTCTTTCAGATTGTCCAGAATAAATTGCACTATGCAGTAAATAAGCAGACCTCTGCTGAAATTATCTACAGCCGAGCCAATGCGGAATTGCCTTTTATGGGGATGAAGACATTCGCCGGTGAACAACCCAACAAAGAGGAGGCATTGATTGCCAAGAATTACTTGGATGAAAAAGAGTTAGCCGTGTTGAATCGTATGGTTTCGGCCTTTTTTGATTTGGCAGAGCTACACGCTATGAATCATGACCCGATCTATATGCGGGACTGGCTGCCCCAGGTAGATGATTTTGCTGAACGCTACGGAAAAGGGATATTGCAAAATGCGGGAACAATCAGTCGTCAGAGTGCTATTGAGAAAGCAACTGAGGAATATAAAAAATACCGCAAACGGATATCAGATTTACCCACCCCTGTCGAACGGGATTATCTGGAGAGCATTAAACAGACCCAGAAAAAGCTGAAAGGTAAGACAGGGGGTGAGCGGGAATGA
- a CDS encoding DUF6884 domain-containing protein, with product MKEGTMLARIALISCTSLKENYRCPAKELYFKSPTFRLAYAFAEIVADHTYILSAKYGLVSIDDILAPYNETLLDKTDEQKKKWSNEVISQLASKVSLSDDEFIILAGNNYCKYLLLSISKYWLPLEGKRQGERQPALHNLIALEKEENPCKAIHQLFNMMPRLDYQRILDISFENGIYVMFEKGQKYGELDRIVRVGTHTVDGRLKARLVDHFIRKNKDGSIFRKNVGKALLARSDDPYLNIWSLDTSKPDNKPLIDELKQAKVTTKR from the coding sequence ATGAAAGAAGGTACGATGTTGGCAAGAATAGCTTTAATTTCATGCACAAGCTTAAAGGAAAACTATAGATGTCCTGCCAAGGAGCTCTACTTTAAAAGCCCTACCTTTCGTCTTGCCTATGCTTTTGCTGAGATTGTTGCTGACCATACCTATATTCTTTCTGCGAAATATGGACTGGTGAGTATTGATGATATATTAGCTCCATATAACGAGACATTATTGGATAAGACAGATGAGCAGAAGAAAAAATGGAGCAATGAAGTTATATCTCAGCTTGCGAGCAAAGTGTCTCTTAGTGATGATGAATTTATTATTCTTGCAGGTAATAACTATTGCAAATATCTATTGCTGTCTATCTCCAAATATTGGCTCCCTTTGGAAGGGAAACGCCAAGGTGAAAGGCAACCAGCTCTTCATAACTTAATAGCCCTTGAAAAAGAAGAAAATCCATGCAAGGCTATACATCAATTGTTTAATATGATGCCCAGACTGGATTATCAAAGGATTTTAGATATTTCATTTGAAAATGGAATCTATGTGATGTTTGAAAAGGGTCAAAAATATGGGGAACTAGATAGGATTGTAAGAGTGGGGACCCATACGGTGGATGGAAGATTGAAGGCGAGATTAGTCGATCACTTCATCAGAAAGAATAAGGATGGCAGCATTTTCAGGAAGAATGTAGGTAAAGCATTGCTTGCTAGAAGTGACGATCCCTATCTTAACATCTGGTCTCTGGATACATCTAAGCCGGATAATAAGCCCTTAATCGATGAACTAAAGCAAGCGAAAGTCACCACCAAAAGGTAA